A genomic segment from Malus domestica chromosome 05, GDT2T_hap1 encodes:
- the LOC139196120 gene encoding secreted RxLR effector protein 161-like, with translation MVIRTLDAKRDPFHPKEDEEEILEPEVPYLSAIGALLYLTQCIRPAISFAVNLFVRYNNAPTPRHWNCVKDIFCYLKGTTDLGLFYTHESSSVVNLSDSRIDSCLVGYADAGYLSDPYKARSQTGYVFTVGNTTISWR, from the coding sequence ATGGTCAttcggactctagatgctaaacgagatcccttccatccaaaggaagatgaggaagagattttggaacccgaagttccatacctaagtgcaattggggctttattgtacttgactCAATGCATTAGACCCGCCATCtcattcgctgttaatctttttgTTAGATACAACAATGCGCCCACACCTAGGCACTGGAATTGTGTTAAAGATATTTTTTgctacctcaagggtacgacagatttgggcttgttctatacccACGAATCTTCAAGTGTTGTCAACCTTAGCGATTCTCGGATTGATTCttgccttgttggttacgcagaTGCTGGATATCTGTCTGACCCATATAAGGCACGTTcccaaacgggttatgtctttaccgttggaaacACCACTATATCTTGGAGGTGA